A segment of the Chlamydiales bacterium genome:
CTATGCGCAGGCTTTTGTTGTCATGCCTGGCGGCTTCGGCACAATTGATGAGCTCTTCGAAGCTCTGATGCTTATCCAAACAAAGAGAATTAAGCCCTTCCCTGTTTATCTAGTGGGAAAAGATTACTGGTCTGGACTCATCCAGTGGATGAACGCCACGGCAGTTAAAATGGGCACGATAACCCCCGAAGAGATGAATCTACTCATCGTCACAGACGATCTAGACGAGATCGTCTCCGGCATTGAAGCCCACTACCAAAAAAAGAAGATCCTCGAAAACTTCTAACCCTACAACTTCAGAAAAAAGATCTTCTGCATTTTTTTTAAAGCTAGGCATGTCGGATGGTGTGCGCTTCACCACACCTCCCTTGGGCCACCTTGCGCTGCATGCGAAAGAAGGGGATCGGGCACCGGCACGGGCACGCACACGTTCACGAAAGAAAGACGGAGAGGAGAATCGGACACTCTCTTCTCTTTTCCCCTCTTCCGTGTCCCATCTCTTTCCCTCTTTCGTGAACGTGCCCGTGTGCGTGCCCGCGCCCGATCTTCTCTCCCTTCTCTTTAACTACAACTGCGACTGGACGCGAAAGGGACCCGCGCTGGCAAGCGAGGGATGAGCGCCTCGAGCAGCCCGCCGATGCATATCGCACAGCAAAATTGCACCCGCAGGAGAGCGCGGCCAGCGCGCCAACGGGGTAGTACTCTGTACACCCCTTCTCCGAGGACGCGATTTGGCAAAGCGAGATGCAGCGCAAGAGGGTCGCAGGGAGGCCCCGAGAGAAAGCGAAGCTTTCTCCTGGCCTACCCGACATGTCTCTCTAGCACTTCAAACTGAGAGACATTAGAAAGATATTCTGCGCCTAGTAGTCGAAGCGGGCTTGGACTGTGAGGCCTTGGAGGACTAGGTCGCCCTGTTCCATGTAGTTGGGGAGAGCGAGAGATTGCCACTGGTTCCACCAGTACTCCATCTCATAGGCAGCGCTCAGGTTGATGTGGCGGTTTTTGCAGAAGCATCTATCCCAGTCTGCTCCAAGTCGCAGTTGCAGATTTGGACGAACGCGGCTAGCATCGCCTTCGGTGGAGGCGTGATTTAGATCGCCAAACATATCCACAAAATCTCCCTTCGCCTTCACATTGCGTTTTCCAAAGAGAATCGAAGCGTAGAGGTCTCCGAAAACACCCCACTCTGCTCCCCAACGAGTCTCAAGTCCTAAGCGAGGACCCATTGCAAAAAAGTCGACCTTCTCAACTTCTCTTGTGATCATGTCTGGTGAGCTGAGATTCTCCGAATAGCGGACAGTGAGGTTCTGATCGATTGAAGCGCCTCTGAGTCCGATGACAGGTCTGATGTTCAGATTAGGGCTGAGAAATAGGTTGCGTCCAATCTCTAAATCAAGAGTGTTATATCTAAATTTAAGATGCGCTTTTGCATGAGAAGAAGACTCATCATTCTCAAAAACGCTGACAACCTCTTCTTCTTCGCCGCTCACACGGTTTGTGATGGTAGCAGGAAGCCATGTCCAGTTCAGGTAGATATCCCATCCATCGTAGGGCAGGTTATAACCTATCCCAGCTTTAAAGCCAGAATTCCAGGAAGACTCCATCTCTTTTAAAGTGCGCTTGCTGGAGCCGCTCACAACTACTAGTTTCTCTGCAAAAAGAGTTCCATCCTGATTCACCTGCCAGAAAATGTAGTCTCCGGTGATAAATGGGCCGTGAACCTTATCGTTGCAGCCACGAGCAGATGGAGTGATCTCAACATGCTCTGCTCGAGCAGCTGCAGGAGCAGGAGCCGCTGCTACAATGACAGGAGCTTCTCTCTTCTTTTCTACTTTTACTTTTGGAGGTTTTACCTTTGCAACAGAGGCATCATCTTCGATTTTGCCATATTCTGCAGAAGAGATACCCCAGCCTCTTTTTGGGCCGATCTCATTTCCGACTTTATAAACAGGTAGGCTATCGTCAGAAGCGAAGATAGGCTCTTCTTGGGTCCTAACAAGCCGAGGAGATCTTAATACTGTAGCATCTTCTAAAAGCTGAGCATACTCTGCAGAGCAGATCCCCGTTCCTCTTCTTCCTGCAATCTCATTCCCAACTCTGTAAGCAAGAGCCTCATGGTGGGAGATCGACTCAGGTGCATCTTCAAGAATTTGCCCGTATTCTCCAGAGCAGACTCCTCTTCCTCTTCTTCCGAAGATCCCGTTTCCAATTGTATAAGCAAAAGCTTCATGGTGAGAGATCGACGCTGGTGCGTCTTCTAAAATCTGTCCATACTCTCCGGAACAGATCCCAGTCCCTCTTCTTCCTGCGATCTCGCGGCCAGCGGCGTAAGCAGAAGTCTCATGGTGAGAGATCGATGCTGGTGCGTCTTCTAGAATCTGTCCATATTCTCCGGAACAGATCCCAGTCCCTCTTCTTCCTGCGATCTCGTGGCCAGCGGCGTAAGCAGAAGTCTCATGACGCGAGATCGACTCGGGTGCCTCTTCTAAAATCTGTCCATACTCTCCAGAACAGATCCCAGTCCCTCTTCTACCTGCGATCTCGTGGCCAACTCTGTAACCGAAAGTCTCGGGGTATGAGACCGACTCTGGGGCATCTTCTAAGATCACGGCATATTCCGCGGAGCAGATCCCCGTTCCTCTTCTTCCTGAAATCCCATTTCTAACTCTATTAAAAGAGACATCGCGATTCAAGGAGGGTGAGCGCTCATGGTGAAATCGAACGCTTCTAGGAGAGACCGATGCGCGGTCAGCATCTAGGAGTTGCCCATACTCAGCAGAGCAGACGCCTCTACCTCTTCTAACACCTACCTCTTTTGCTCCTGCAAGAGGAATGCCGATGATAGAGAAGAGAGCGAGCGTGCAGCCCATCCACTTGTATTGCGACTCCATGAGATTCTCCTATTTTTCACTTTGTATGACGTATGGAGAAATGATGATCGATGAGTGAAGGGGTTTTTTACAACAGGAATTTAATAGACAGAAGATGGAGAGCGGCAGACAGAATCAAGATATGCGCCATATTCGCTAGCCGAAAAACTGCGAGCGAGCTGCTTTAGCTCATCCGTTGAGATGTAGCCCATCTGGTGAGCAATCTCTTCAATGCAGGCGATTTTAATCCCTTGTCTCTCTTGAATAGCCTGCACATAAGCCGAAGCTTTTTGCAGAGCATCTGGTGTGCCTGTGTCTAGCCAAGCAAATCCTCTGCCGAGAAGGCGGAGATGAAGAGTTCCTCGTGCGAGGTAGGCTAGGTTGATATCGGTGATCTCGAGCTCTCCACGCTTGGAGGGCTTTAGCTGCTTTGCGATTTCGATGACATCGTTGTCATAGAAGTAGAGGCCTGTAACCGCATATCTTGACCGCGGATCTCTCGGCTTCTCTTCAATCTTAGTAACGCGGAACTTCTCATCGAACTCGACAACTCCATAGCGCTCAGGATCTTTCACCTCATAACCAAAGATCACCGCTCCATTCTCAAGCTGGGTGCAGAGCTGGACAAGTTTCGGGAGATCGTGCCCATAGAAGATGTTATCACCTAGGACCAGAGCGACTGTGTCATCTCCAATGAAGGGAGCTCCGATGATAAACGCTTGGGCGATGCCTTCGGGTTCGCTCTGTTCTGCATAGGAAATTTGAAGCCCGAGATGAGATCCATCTTTGAATAAGTGTTGAAAGCGAGGGAGGTCCTGCGCCGTAGAGATGATGAGGATTTCGCGTATCCCCGCCATCATGAGCACTGACAGAGGATAGTAGATGAGGGGTTTATCGTAGACAGGGAGGAGCTGCTTGCAAGTGGAGAGAGTGAGCGGGTGCAGCCTCGTCCCCTTCCCTCCTGCTAAGATGATTCCTTTCATCCTTACTTTCCTTCCATCACCATGGCGTAGACTCCAGGAAGTCCGCGGTAATACTCTTTATAATCCAGGCCGTAGCCGACGACAAAGCGGTTCTCAATCTCAAAAAGAGCATAGTCGGGCCGGTAGTCTGTCTTATGCGGTACATTTTTTGAGAGAAGAACAAGCGACTTTATTGTTTCGGGATTCTGCTCTTTTAAGCGTTTTACAGCTTCTGAGAGCGTAACTCCCGAGTCGAAGATGTCATCGACAAGCAGGACGTGTTTACCTGCCACATTAACCTTCTCTAGTCCGAAAAAGGAGAGAGCTCCTCTTTCAGTTCCCTTCTGGCCATAACTTGAAGTCTGGATAAACTCTAGCGAGCACGGGCTGTGGAGGTGCCTGATCAGGTCTGCCACAAGGCAGATGGCTCCTTTCATGATCATGACAATAGTGACCTCTCTCCCATTGAAGTCGGCATCCAGCTGAGCTGCCACTTCGCTGATCTTTTCCACGATGTTCTGCTCCGAGATGAGCAGCTCAAGATGAGAAAGATTCATATCTAAAAACTTAATCTGCCTGCAGAGTAAAGTTGCATCCATCTAATACTAATTGGTCAATGTAGTTAATAAAGTAGTCATGATTTAAAAAACGTTTGTCTTCAAACATAAAGAGATGGAAAGGAATCGTCGAGTGGACGCCTCCGATATGAAACTCTCTGAGCGCGCGTTTTGCAACGGCAATCGCCTCTGCTCGGTCTTTTCCCTTAACGATGAGCTTGGCGATCATCGAGTCGTAGTTTGGAGGAATGCGGTAGCCGGAGTAGCAAGCGCTATCGATTCTGACGTGCGGTCCACCAGGAGCGATGAAATATTCAAGCTGTCCTGGGGAAGGAGCGAAGTTGCTCGCGGGATTCTCCGCGTTGATCCGGCACTGAATGACGTGGCCAGTAAAGGTCACATCCTTCTGCTTGATTTTCAGCTTCTCGCCCATTGCAACTTTAATCTGTTCGCGGATGAGATCGACCCCTGTAAGCTCTTCGGTAACCGTGTGCTCCACCTGAATGCGCGTGTTCACTTCCATGAAGTAGAAGTGGCCTTTATTATCGAGCAGGAATTCAACAGTCCCTACAGAGTGGTAGTTAGCAGCCTTTGCAATTGCAACAGCGGCCTCACCCATCTTCTTTCTTAGTGCAGCATTGACAACTGGGCTTGGAGCCTCTTCGATTAGCTTCTGCCTACGTCTCTGAATCGAGCAGTCGCGCTCTCCGAGATAGATGCTATTGCCGTGCTTATCAGCTAGGATCTGGACTTCGATGTGGCGAGGGTCGACAACCATCTTTTCTAAGTAGACGTCAGGATTATTAAAGCTCGCTCCGGCTTCTGCCCGGGCAGCTGAAAACTGTCGTACAAAATCGTCCGAGTCGTGCGCGATGCGGATTCCCTTTCCACCGCCGCCGGCTGTCGCCTTGATGAATACCGGAAAACCAATCTTGCGCGCTTCTTTAAGAGCCTCTTGAACATCTTCGATGACGCCTTCCGATCCAGGGATCACAGGGCACTTTACGCTCTTAGCAGTCGCCTTGGCGCGAGCTTTATCCCCTAAAAGAGCAATCGTCTGGTGAGAGGGTCCGATAAAATTCAGGCCACAGCTTTCGCAGATAGAGGCAAAGTTGGCATTCTCAGCCAGAAAGCCGTATCCGGGATGGATCGCATCCGCTCCGGTTACTTCACAGGCAGAGAGAATATTTGAGATCTTTAAGTAGGATTTTTGTGACGGCGCCTCTCCGATACAGATCGCCTCGTCGGCGTATAGAACGTGAAGAGCCTCAGCGTCAGCTTGCGAATAAACGGCTACGGTTTGCAAACCCAGGTCGTGGCAGGCGCGGATAACGCGAACTGCGATCTCTCCCCTGTTTGCAATAAGAACTTTTTTCATAGTTTTTGGATGATATTAAACGATCCGGAAGAGTTTTGTTCCAAACTCTACAGGGTGCGCGTTATCGACTAGGACTTCGGCCACTGTGCCGCTCATTCCCGCCTTTACTTCATTCATCACTTTCATCGCTTCGATAATGCAGAGAACTGTGTTCTCATCGACGCGGTCGCCCACTTTAACAAAGGCAGGATCATCGGGAGATGGAGCGTTGTAAAAAGTTCCAACCATTGGAGAGAGAACGCACTTGCCCTTCTCTTCCTTAGCAGGAGCAGCCTCGTGCTGGCCATCTCTAGTTGGCAGTGAGGAAGCTGGGGGTCTTGGGTGGTGCTCTTCTTTATGGTGGTGAAGATGCGGAGCCGAGTAGAAAGGCGAGTAAGCAGGAGCAGGAGGAGCCTGGACCACAGCGTGATCATCTTGACGCTCTAGCTGCAGCTCAAAACCCGTCTTCTCTTTGATTAGTAACTTTTTAAGTCCGGCGCGCTCCATAGCGGCCATGAGTTCTTTAATCTGTTTTAATTCCACGACTTAGACCCTCTGGATATACTCGTTAGTGTGACAGTCGACTTTTATGATGTCTCCCGTCTCGACAAACATGGGGACCTCGATTTTAGCACCGGTCTCCAAAATAGCTGTCTTTGTAGCATTTGCAACGGCGGCAGCCGACTCGCTAGGCTCTGTTTTTACCACCATCAGCTCCAAGAACTGAGGCAGCTCGACGGAGAAGATCGCATCTCCGTAGAACATCGCTCTGATGTCGGTTCCCTCTTTCAGATAGTGAACCTTATCGCCAATTACATTTGTAGGAACAAGAACCTGTTCAAGATTTCCGACATCGAGAAAGAGGTAGTCTTTTCCTTCCGTGTAGAGAAACTCGAGACGTCTTTCGACGAGAGAGACCTCATCTACCTGAATGTTCAGTTTAAAGTTCTTTTCAATCAGCTCATCGCTAATCAGATTTTTGAGCTTAGTCTTGATGAAAGGGACACCCTTGGCAACCGTAACCTTAACGGCGGATTCGACTCGATAGATCTTTCCATCGACGTTCAGAATCATCCCAGGCGTGATCTGGTTGCTTGTGGTAATGCTTTTTTTTGCTTCTATATTATTTACGTTTGACATTTGTCTTGATGATGTCCTTCATCTCACTAAGTCGCGATATGGTAAAATCCACATCGCTCTTCGGTTCGCAGCTGTTAAGCCCGCGTCCGCGTTTAATATGCACTGTTTTAAAGCCCAGCTCTTTAGCTGGTGTAAGATCGATGTGGATGCGGTCTCCACACACGATCACTTCAGAAGAAAGAAAGCCTAGTTCTCCAGCAATTTTCTGGTAATGAAACTTTTTATTCCGTTCTTCTAAAACGACGATTCTACTAAAAAGTGAGAGATCAATACCAGCTTTTTTCAACTTGGCAAGCTGGGTCTCCTGCTTGCCGATGGTCACAATAGCAAGAGTATGCAACAGATTGAACTCCGTGAGGAGCTCCTCTGCACCCTCAACGAGATCGACCGGCATGTCGATCTTGAGATTCTCGTAGATCTCTTTGAGGCCGACCTCCAAATATTTCTCATCGGCTCCACAACTCTCTAGAAACTCTTTAAGTGTCTCTTCTGCAGAGAGTTTAGTTCTGTCGATCCGCTTCAGAGAGGCCTCAGCCTCTTCGATCTTTTCCACAAAAAGACCCGCTGCGCACATGCGATGGAGCGCATCCACCAGCTTCACCGGTGTGATGCATCCTGAGGTGTCGATTAATGTGTCGTCAAGATCAAAGATGATTAACAATTTTCATCAACTGTTGTGAGAGTTTTTTTGAATCGTGGCGGATCAAGCTGCGCTTCAGAAGATCCTGCTTCGCTCCCGCCTTTAACGCTCCGAGCAGCGGCGCCAGAATAATTCTATCGTCTTTCAGATCGTTTTCTACGAGGTCTCCCTCTTCGGCATACACCTCAATGAGCTCTTGAGGAGGAGTCTGACTGTTCACCAGGATGTGATCGAAGATATCGCTGCCGATATAGCGAGTGAGCTCGTCCAGGTAGCTGCTCACCTTAAAGCCGGTGGTCTGTCCTTTGCGGTTCATCAAGTTAACGATGAAGACCTTTTTAGCCTGCGACTGTTTTAGAATATCGCTGATTCCATCAACGAGCAGGTTTGGAATAAGAGAGGTATGCAGCCCGCCAGGACCTATAACCACTAAATCTGCATTCAGAATCTCAGAAATTGCGTGCGGGTTCGCCTTCGGATGCGGCTCGAGGTAGATGCTCTTATATCCCTGATCGATCTCCTGAGAGAGGTAGATCTCCTTCTCCCCTTCTAAAACCCTACGGTCATTTAAGATCATCTTGAGTCGCACCTGGTGGGTAGTGACAGGAATCACCTTCCCCTTAATGGCGAGAATCTTGCCCACCTCATCGACCGCCTTCTCAAAACTCCCCGTTACCTTTTCAAGCGCGGATAGAAAGAGGTTTCCAAAGCTATGGCCACCAAGCCCCCCATTCTCAAACCGGTAGTTCATCAAACTGCGCATGAGGCGCGAGGAGTTGGAGAGAGCCACGAGACACTGGCGCACATCGCCCGGAGGAAGAACCCCCAGCTCATCGCGCAGTATCCCCGTGCTTCCCCCATCGTCCGCCATCGAAACGATAGCGCTGATATCCACATTGCAGTTTTTGAGGCCGTCCAGAACAGTGAAATTTCCTGTTCCTCCACCGATTACAACTATTTTTTTCATCTAAACTCCGTTACGGTCACAACCGGTAGAGTGGGGTTAAAGTAGAGCGAACAGAAGCTCAGATTTGAAACCGTGCGCACAAGAAACTCGGTTTTCGACAGGAGAAGAGAGTCGACTAGCGCCTGCTCTCCTAGCTCATACTGATTCTTTTTTTCAAAATGCACGGCCTTACCATCCGTTGATCTTCGAGCCTTAATATAGAGAACGCGCCCTTTAAACTCCGCAGAGATCTCATCCAGAAACTGCTGCTCATCTGTCGCAACGAAGAGTTTATACTGATCTGAAGGAAGTTTTGCAATGGACAAACGGATCTCATTGAAAACAGAGTCGAAAGAGACCCTTTTCGCCTCCCTCTTCTTATCCGTTCCGCGGAAGTGGACTCCAATTACATGATAACCTTTAAAGTTCTCCTCCACATACTCCTCGATCTTCCGAGAGATCTCCGGCCGAAGCTGTATGTACTTCTGGATAAGCTCATACCCTCGCTCTCTGGACATGCGTCGAAAAGCAGTTTTATGAAATCTGTGGATCTTCCGGTGGCTTGCGACTACAGGATTCTCCATCTCTCCAAACTGGACCGGATTGAAGTAGTAGCCCCACCAGTTACTCCCCTTTTGAGGGTCGTAGTAGAGCCCCTGATCTCCAAAATTGATGCGCACTCCAGACCAGGCGCTCTCCTCGTAGGCATTGAAACAGCCCAGCACCGTGAGAAAGACGCTGAACATCCCCGACTCCTCCCCTGGAGAGTGGAGAATGAGAGACTCGCGATCTGTATTTAAACACTTAGAAAAACAGGGAGTTGAAAATAGAGAGCTCAAACAGAAGAGAGAAAGGAGGAAACGGGATCGAAAACTCACCCTCTCAGCCCCTGAATCGCTCGTTTCATGTCTGGCGCTTTAAACAGGTAGTTGCCCGACACCAGGACGTCTGCTCCCGCCTCGATGCACTGCTTGCCCGTCTCGGCATTAATGCCCCCATCTACTTGAATAGAGAAGGGAGGAAGAAGATCTTTTTCTGAAGAGACCACTCCCCCTTTGCGGATGCTGAGATCGTCGCAGATCTTTCGAGTAAAGCTAACTTTTTCAAGAACCTCGGGCATAAAAGCCTGCCCGCCAAAGCCCGGATTAACCGTCATCAGCAGAATGAGGTCGCACTTATCCAGAAATTTGACGATTAAACTTTCAGAGGTGTCGGGATTAAACGCCAGTCCCGCTTGAACGTTGCATTTGCGGATGTAGTTCAATGTCTCTTCGATCTCTTCTGACGCCTCGAAATGGAAGGTGATTCGATCTGCACCGGCTTCCACAAAACGTTCGATGTAGTCGAAGGGATTATAAATCATCATGTGCACGTCTAGAAAGAGATCCGTTGAGCGATTTACCGCCGCAACGGCTCTAGGCCCCAGCGTCAGGTTGGGAACAAAGTGACCATCCATGATGTCGAGGTGTAGAGCATCTGCTCCTGCATCTTCTACCCTCTTGGCTTCGTCCGCCAGGCGGCCAAAGTCCGCCGAGAGAAGAGAGGGAACGATCTGAACAGGCCACTTCTTTGCCATCTGCTAAAATCCTCTTTTAAAAGGTCGCAGTATAACAAATTCTGCCAAACTAAAACAAGAAAACTTGAGAGAAAAGAGGAGAAGGAGATCGGGCACGGGCACTCACACGGGCTCGTTTACGAAAGAAAGAATAGATGGTTAAACTCTCCTCCTCT
Coding sequences within it:
- the rfbA gene encoding glucose-1-phosphate thymidylyltransferase RfbA; its protein translation is MKGIILAGGKGTRLHPLTLSTCKQLLPVYDKPLIYYPLSVLMMAGIREILIISTAQDLPRFQHLFKDGSHLGLQISYAEQSEPEGIAQAFIIGAPFIGDDTVALVLGDNIFYGHDLPKLVQLCTQLENGAVIFGYEVKDPERYGVVEFDEKFRVTKIEEKPRDPRSRYAVTGLYFYDNDVIEIAKQLKPSKRGELEITDINLAYLARGTLHLRLLGRGFAWLDTGTPDALQKASAYVQAIQERQGIKIACIEEIAHQMGYISTDELKQLARSFSASEYGAYLDSVCRSPSSVY
- the hpt gene encoding hypoxanthine phosphoribosyltransferase; protein product: MDATLLCRQIKFLDMNLSHLELLISEQNIVEKISEVAAQLDADFNGREVTIVMIMKGAICLVADLIRHLHSPCSLEFIQTSSYGQKGTERGALSFFGLEKVNVAGKHVLLVDDIFDSGVTLSEAVKRLKEQNPETIKSLVLLSKNVPHKTDYRPDYALFEIENRFVVGYGLDYKEYYRGLPGVYAMVMEGK
- the accC gene encoding acetyl-CoA carboxylase biotin carboxylase subunit, giving the protein MKKVLIANRGEIAVRVIRACHDLGLQTVAVYSQADAEALHVLYADEAICIGEAPSQKSYLKISNILSACEVTGADAIHPGYGFLAENANFASICESCGLNFIGPSHQTIALLGDKARAKATAKSVKCPVIPGSEGVIEDVQEALKEARKIGFPVFIKATAGGGGKGIRIAHDSDDFVRQFSAARAEAGASFNNPDVYLEKMVVDPRHIEVQILADKHGNSIYLGERDCSIQRRRQKLIEEAPSPVVNAALRKKMGEAAVAIAKAANYHSVGTVEFLLDNKGHFYFMEVNTRIQVEHTVTEELTGVDLIREQIKVAMGEKLKIKQKDVTFTGHVIQCRINAENPASNFAPSPGQLEYFIAPGGPHVRIDSACYSGYRIPPNYDSMIAKLIVKGKDRAEAIAVAKRALREFHIGGVHSTIPFHLFMFEDKRFLNHDYFINYIDQLVLDGCNFTLQAD
- the accB gene encoding acetyl-CoA carboxylase biotin carboxyl carrier protein, translating into MELKQIKELMAAMERAGLKKLLIKEKTGFELQLERQDDHAVVQAPPAPAYSPFYSAPHLHHHKEEHHPRPPASSLPTRDGQHEAAPAKEEKGKCVLSPMVGTFYNAPSPDDPAFVKVGDRVDENTVLCIIEAMKVMNEVKAGMSGTVAEVLVDNAHPVEFGTKLFRIV
- a CDS encoding elongation factor P, which produces MTTSNQITPGMILNVDGKIYRVESAVKVTVAKGVPFIKTKLKNLISDELIEKNFKLNIQVDEVSLVERRLEFLYTEGKDYLFLDVGNLEQVLVPTNVIGDKVHYLKEGTDIRAMFYGDAIFSVELPQFLELMVVKTEPSESAAAVANATKTAILETGAKIEVPMFVETGDIIKVDCHTNEYIQRV
- a CDS encoding HAD family hydrolase; amino-acid sequence: MLIIFDLDDTLIDTSGCITPVKLVDALHRMCAAGLFVEKIEEAEASLKRIDRTKLSAEETLKEFLESCGADEKYLEVGLKEIYENLKIDMPVDLVEGAEELLTEFNLLHTLAIVTIGKQETQLAKLKKAGIDLSLFSRIVVLEERNKKFHYQKIAGELGFLSSEVIVCGDRIHIDLTPAKELGFKTVHIKRGRGLNSCEPKSDVDFTISRLSEMKDIIKTNVKRK
- a CDS encoding YvcK family protein, translating into MKKIVVIGGGTGNFTVLDGLKNCNVDISAIVSMADDGGSTGILRDELGVLPPGDVRQCLVALSNSSRLMRSLMNYRFENGGLGGHSFGNLFLSALEKVTGSFEKAVDEVGKILAIKGKVIPVTTHQVRLKMILNDRRVLEGEKEIYLSQEIDQGYKSIYLEPHPKANPHAISEILNADLVVIGPGGLHTSLIPNLLVDGISDILKQSQAKKVFIVNLMNRKGQTTGFKVSSYLDELTRYIGSDIFDHILVNSQTPPQELIEVYAEEGDLVENDLKDDRIILAPLLGALKAGAKQDLLKRSLIRHDSKKLSQQLMKIVNHL
- the rpe gene encoding ribulose-phosphate 3-epimerase gives rise to the protein MAKKWPVQIVPSLLSADFGRLADEAKRVEDAGADALHLDIMDGHFVPNLTLGPRAVAAVNRSTDLFLDVHMMIYNPFDYIERFVEAGADRITFHFEASEEIEETLNYIRKCNVQAGLAFNPDTSESLIVKFLDKCDLILLMTVNPGFGGQAFMPEVLEKVSFTRKICDDLSIRKGGVVSSEKDLLPPFSIQVDGGINAETGKQCIEAGADVLVSGNYLFKAPDMKRAIQGLRG